A genomic segment from Salvelinus alpinus chromosome 8, SLU_Salpinus.1, whole genome shotgun sequence encodes:
- the LOC139582935 gene encoding UI, which yields MKPVPLILLLATVLLSSHIPPSVCRPRDLAMFDGHGYKSQLEEVLLKAGDNAVSYLIGEKILRYLQRNPRLQAGLPPQFPFEVTPLGTRGLGHLARSLPPLEEQRALEEGNSLEDFVELTKRNDDPPISIDLTFHLLRNMIEMARIESQKEQAELNRKYLDEVGK from the coding sequence ATGAAGCCTGTTCCCTTGATCCTGCTCCTTGCCACTGTTCTCCTCAGCTCTCACATCCCCCCCAGTGTCTGTCGACCACGGGACCTGGCAATGTTCGACGGCCACGGCTACAAGAGTCAGCTGGAGGAGGTGTTGCTGAAGGCTGGTGATAACGCAGTTTCCTACCTTATAGGAGAAAAGATACTGAGGTATTTGCAAAGAAATCCCCGGTTGCAGGCAGGTCTCCCGCCACAATTTCCCTTTGAGGTGACGCCCCTGGGCACGAGGGGTCTTGGTCACCTGGCGCGCAGTTTGCCGCCCTTGGAGGAGCAGCGCGCGCTTGAGGAGGGCAACAGCCTGGAAGACTTCGTGGAGCTGACCAAGAGAAACGATGACCCCCCAATTTCAATCGACCTCACTTTCCACCTTCTGAGAAATATGATCGAAATGGCGAGGATCGAGAGCCAGAAGGAGCAAGCGGAGTTAAACCGCAAGTATCTGGATGAAGTTGGAAAGTGA